In Pseudomonas abieticivorans, the genomic window GCGCGGCCAGGCCGAAGGCCAGTTGCGCCTGGGTATTTCGCCGTGGATGGGCATGACGCTGCTGCCTGAGGTGGTGCTGCTGTTTCGCCAACGCATGCCGCAGGTGCGCCTGGAAATTTTCGAAGGGTTGATGGCGGTCACGCTACCCCGGCTGCGCGAAGGCACCATGGAATTTGCCGTGGGCCTGGTATCGGCGCTGCTGCCGCGCCCGGAATTCAGCAGCGACCCGTTGTTTTCCTACCAGATGGCGGTGATTGCCAGGCATGGCCACCCCAAGCAACAGTGCCGGTCCATCCATGACCTGCTGGATCAGGACTGGGTGGTCAACTACCCGGACGCCAACCACCAGAGTTTCATGAACGAACTGTTCTGGCAGCATGACGCGCACATCGCCGAAGAGCGGGTGCAGCGCGCCCAGTCCCTGCAGTTGATGCTGTCGCTCATGGAGCACACCGACATGGTCAGTTACTGCCCCGAACCGATGCTGACCGTGCCCATGTTCCAGGAACGGATCACTCGGCTCAACTTGAGGGAATCCTTTGCCACTGACACCATCGGCATCGTCACGCCGCGCAACACCCAACTGGGTACGGCGGCGCAGTGCTTCGTCGACTGCCTGCTGCAGGTGGTGCGGCGCCGCTCGCGATCGTCAAAAAGCGAAGACCGGCGCCTGTTCGACACGTTGAAAGTGTTGGTGTGACACGCGCGGCCAGCCTGTTCAGCAGGCGCTGTTCATCACCGCTGTTTGCGCTCATGATGCGTGCTGAATCAACCCCTTGCGGAACAGACCATGCCCTTTGACACCTGGTTGCTTTACCTGCTGACCTGCTGCGGCATTGCGGTAGTGCCAGGGCCTAATGCGTTATTGGTGCTGACCCACGGCGCCCTTCATGGCAGTCGCAAAACGCTGTTCACCATTTCCGGCGGCGTGCTCGGCTTTGCCATCGTGCTTGCGTTTTGCGCGTTGGGATTGGGCGCATTGATCCAGGCATCGGCCACCGGGTTCACGGTATTGAAGGTTGCTGGCGGGCTGTACTTGATCTGGTTGGGCTTCGGGCTGTGGCGGGCCGCCCCTGTCAGTCTCGAAACGGTCGGCACTGCACGCTTTCGACCGTGGTCACTGTTTCGCCAAGGGCTGGTGTCGGCCATTTCAAATCCCAAGGCGCTGCTGCTGTTTACCGCGTTTATCCCACCCTTCCTGGACCCGCACAGGAGCATCGTCGCGCAGACAGCCGCCATCGCGCTGACCTACGCAGTGGTGGAGTTCATCGTTGAGTATGCGGTGGCCAGCGCAGCGCACAAGGTCAGACCTTGGTTGGCGCGCACAGGACGGCGATTCAACAA contains:
- a CDS encoding LysR family transcriptional regulator, yielding MKLHQLQALVAIADCGSIRAAARTLAVSQTAVAKALRELESQLQLPLLVRNASGVMLTQYGRSLLLHARQMLGQLEQAQLELAHLRGQAEGQLRLGISPWMGMTLLPEVVLLFRQRMPQVRLEIFEGLMAVTLPRLREGTMEFAVGLVSALLPRPEFSSDPLFSYQMAVIARHGHPKQQCRSIHDLLDQDWVVNYPDANHQSFMNELFWQHDAHIAEERVQRAQSLQLMLSLMEHTDMVSYCPEPMLTVPMFQERITRLNLRESFATDTIGIVTPRNTQLGTAAQCFVDCLLQVVRRRSRSSKSEDRRLFDTLKVLV
- a CDS encoding LysE family translocator — protein: MPFDTWLLYLLTCCGIAVVPGPNALLVLTHGALHGSRKTLFTISGGVLGFAIVLAFCALGLGALIQASATGFTVLKVAGGLYLIWLGFGLWRAAPVSLETVGTARFRPWSLFRQGLVSAISNPKALLLFTAFIPPFLDPHRSIVAQTAAIALTYAVVEFIVEYAVASAAHKVRPWLARTGRRFNKVCGGFFVLFGLALPMHT